Below is a genomic region from Castanea sativa cultivar Marrone di Chiusa Pesio chromosome 2, ASM4071231v1.
AGCCGGGAATTAGGGAGGCAGATAGCCATGAATTAGGGAGCAAAtagtactctctctttctctctcttccaccGGGTCCTAAAGTAATGATGAAATGAGAGACAAAATtggaaaaaccaaaaagaaaaaaaggaaaaaacaagaagaagagaagaatgGTTAAACTTCTCGGAACATCCAAATGAACCTAATAGGAACCAGACAATGAGATAAAAGTCAGCAACCGGAAAATGATCCTTTAGACAGAAAATAGAAGGCCACTGAAAAGTATGCAGCTGCGTCTATTCTATGAGAATTTCATATACAACAATGAGGTAGACATGTCCTGTATTAGATGATTAAAGccaaaaaaactaataatataataaggaGAATACTACAAATGGTGTATCACATTGTGTTAGTGCAGAATATTTACACTCCACAATCAGGATGGAGATATTGTAGCATTCCGTGAGACAAAAATTGTAACGCGAACTCGAAACCAAAAGTGGATTAAATGGGACTGCAGGACTGGTAAAGGCATAGTTATATCTACACATGATACACGGATTTGACCTAATACTAATGTATGGAAATCAAAATTGGCCTGAAAAACAATTGACTTGAGAAATGCTACAATAATAGAAACAATATGATGAGGAATCTGAAGCAAGCCAAAGGAAAAGGATGATTATAGAAAGATGGCCATGCAACTGAACTTTGGGAACTATTCCCGGTCtcttttgttgattttggaGTAGAGTAGTTACCTATTCCGACAGCAACAGCAGGAGGCACAGTGGTAGCATGTGGTTTTATCGAGAAAGTATTTTGATCCTCAATGTCATAACCTGCATGGGCGAAAGGCTGGTTAAAAAGATTGTAGATGAAAACGTGGAAGAACAGTATGTGCATAAATGAGAGCAAAACTTACAATCAAACTTCTTCCAGCCCAAAACAAGCTTTTCTCGGTCAAATACGACACGGTAGCCAGTCATAAAGTTTTCTGTATAAAGAGCAATTGCTGAATTATTAGCAAGCAGAGTTCATGGAGAAATAGCTAAACAAAAGCATGGACATTGATGCATTGTCTTGAACAAAAGGAAGCACACTACTGATCTAAGATTGAGGTCAAGGAAACAATTGTAGCTAGTTTCATTGAGCATGCCAAATTGGCCTATCATCATTTTATCTTGACCATGGAGTAATAGGAATTAAAGAAGCCTGGTATGTGAGTGTTATTTGTTCAGTTTAATTTTGAGTAGTGTAAGAACTGCTAGACGATAATTTTGCCTGGGTTTGAACTTGATTACATCACAGATATTAAATACAGCATATGCATCCATGAAATTGTGACTATTTATTAAATGCAATGTACAAGACTTACGTCCAATTATATTCAGTTCAGTGCCCTTGACAATAGCCAGGCAATAAACAAGTTCACTCTGCATATCATTAGGCAGAAAGGTATTTAGTATAGCTTGCtactaaacaacaaaaatagtaCTGAACAGGAACCAGGAACTAAACATTACCAGTGTAGAGATGACAATTATGGGATCATAGACAGTGTACTGGCTTTCACCTTTCATGGTTAAACTCATGCTAGGTATCAGACTAGCATTAGCATTAGGACTGCACATCATAAAGATCACGTTTTAGATACGGAGCATAGAAACTAAAACTTAAATATGGATAAGACTAAGTATGCAACCTCATATTGTAACAGTATTCAAAAGGGATCTTTGGATCAGATTGTCGCCGCCTATCTTGAGTCTGTTCATGGAACTGAAAAGAACACGAAATTGCTAAGGTCCAACACTCcatatgtatataataaaaagaaccaagtaaaattatttcatcattttacGTGCTCACACTCTCTACAAGTCTGGTGTAGGTTGGCTCAACCAAGTATGTAAAAGAGGTCCCAGAATCAAAAAGTGCATTGAAATCCACATCAATTAGAGTTGTGCCAACTTGAATTTGAGTAACAGTGATGTTATAAGTTGGGCTGTAGGAAATGTTAAGACATAAGAGACAAAAGTAACTAGATTAATCTTTCCATTAGAGAAAATTATCAACATAGATTCACAAAAGCAACCATATTTAGGGCTAGGGCTTTGTTGTTGTATAGATTCACAAGCAATTGGCATCAACTAACAGAAATTACCACTTACTGTGATGGGTTCAAATTAAAAGGTGTCTCTTCTTGATCAGAACTACCCTTGTCTCCAAAACTGATCCTTCCAATCCCATCACGTCCAAAGCACATGGAGAATGAATCTGCTGTAAAACCTTTGCTGGATAAAATGCTAGGAACTGATAACTTCTCCATACCTAGCCCAAGCAAACCATTGGGAGCTGCAACGTCCAGAAATGAACCACTTTGAACCTGTCCACAGCTGTACAATTCATATTGCATCTTAATCTCTAGACATGATTAAATGAAAGGGGGGAacagagtaaaaaaaaaaaaaaaccaataaaccAAAAACACTCTCATCAAAAGAATGGTCTTGGAGTAAGGCACAAATGTTCAAATAAGTTAAAGCTAATCATAGAACTTACCCAAATGTGATATATGCCTCAACACTTTCCTGATGACTATCTTCTGTTGTTAAGTGGAGAACATCCTCTACCAATATCCCAGAAGTAGATGTTTCAGCAGAGACATAAGAGACCATGTAAGGGCAATCACTGAATTCTCCAAAGCATTGATTACGGTGTGCACAAAGACTGCTGTTGCAAGTTACCTTTTTGCTTGTTGATGACCCTTTAGGGTTGTATATATTAAGCTCAAAATCCTACAAAATGATTAATTTCATTGAATGCAATGGAAGGGCAGAAAAAAGcagttgaaggaaaaaaaaaaaaaaaccaaagatgaaattttataaacaaacaaccaaaaattaGAATCACGAAGtaagaaatttattagaaaagGAAACAGGAAAGACACAAAGGATGTGTACTAGCCCTTTTTAAAGAATACAACTCGAAAGGAAACGATATCAATAAAAtgaacataatgtcatataggGGATGCTGCCAAGAGCATGCATCCAATGAAACAACGTCTGCAAAATACGCTCTTTGATGACATAAGAAGGATGTTCAATGACATCAAAGACCCATCTATTTCTTTCAAAGGAAAGATTCCAAATGACATACAAGGGCAAGGCTTGCCACACCTTGGCTCCTCTATGTTGCTAAAACCAACCTTGCCAACATTCTAACAGTTCAATCACAGATTTGGGTGACACCCAAGCTAATGGCTAACCCAACCAAGTAAAGATAAAGGACCATATGTCAATAGATTCCCCACTACATTAAAACATACAGcaccaataaaatattaaaatttgatgCTTGCGAAGGTTATCAACTGCTAGGGATCTCCCAAGGGATGGGTCCATAAGAAAAAAGTCACCTTTATTGGAAACTTAGCCATCCAAATGCTCTTCTAAGGGAGGCAGATTATCATAGAACAAGGACCCCAAGAAAAGTATCAACAGTGCTTGATGAACTGATGACTCCAATGCTGGCCTCACCCTCTGATGGGCCAGCCAGATATGAAGACTCTAAGGCTTCCTTGTTCACCGCTAAGTGAAACAAATCCTTAAGGGGGCTGTCACCACACCAAATATTGGTCCAAAACCTCACCCTGGACTCTTCTCGAAGATCAAACTGTAAGAAATTAGAAGAGGAATCCCATCCAGTGTGAATGCCCTTCCACAAGCTAATCCCATGTTTATCCCAAATTTACTCTGCAGTCCAACCTCCCCACCTTTCCCCATATTTGGCATAAATTACTCTCCTCCACAAATGGTCCCTTTCCATTATGAATCTCCAGAGCCACTTCCCTATGAGGGCTTGGTTAAAAGAATTGAGTTTTCTGATACCCAAACTGTCCTCTTTAATAGGGGGGCAAACCACTCTCCAATCCACCAAATGGAATTTGTTAGTGTCACCAATGCTTCTCCATAGGAATTCTCTTTGAAGTTTCTCCAATTATTGGCCACATGAGTAGGCAGTGTAAAGTGTGACATAAAAAGGTAGGGATAGAGGACAACGTACTCTTGATCAAGGTCACCATTCATGCAAATTTTTCATGTTTAACTCAAGCTCAATGTGGTATTATACTTAGTTtgctaaatttaatttaatgtgTCTCAGCAGTTTTGATGCCGAAAAGGTAGAAGATTCCTAATCTAGTGAAACCCCTCAATCGCTTTTccccaacacaaacacaaaccgaGGCTAAATCTTTATTACATCAAAAATCCACATTAACAGAATGGCaatcaataaaaagaaatgatttTTAAGTGTCCACAATCAAAGGAACAGATCTCAACTATATCCACtacatggtaaaaaaaaaaatccattttcacACCTAAATACTATCAACACACCCATTTTCACACCTAATTTACTTGGTAGACTTTGAGTGATCAACCAAAAGTGGTGGATCCATATAAACAAGAGTGAGCAAAAAGTGTCTACTACTCACAATCACACACATCAACATGTTGTGAAATTGGGCGTATCCctagaattattattatttatttttaaaaacgcttttagtttataaaaaaaaaaagagttgagaGGCCCATATCACAGATTTGGGATTACCACTTCTTTTTTAAAGCTTATATAAACACACCAAATACCATAAATATCTCTGACCTGATTTCAGCCAAACAAAGCCCCCCAATTCAACCACTGCACATTCTTGACGTTattgtcactccacaagtataaagtTAGGGGGCAAGATCATGATTCAAGTCTCCTAGGAAGGAGACTCACAtgtatatacttaaattagactcttgtaaaaaaaaaaaaaaaaaaaaaagcccaccCCAATTCAGTTTAGCATCTACTTTctcacaaaacacacacataataagctaaaattaaaaaaaaaaaaaatttgatattgagAGGACATAGAATTAGAAATGAGAAGAGAGCATACAGAAGTATAAACAGTGCCCTCAGTAGAAGCACATTTACTGCAATCACATGGCACCCAAAACAGGTCACTCCCAGTGTCCAGTGCTACCATAAACTTCACTCCTGGCGTCCCCAATTGCACCGTCGTGTAATGCAAACTGTACCAAATCtccaaaacaagaaaacatTTCAATCGTGACCCAAATTTGGAAACTTTAactatatacatacatataaatGTATAAAGAAACGTACAATCCGAGGGAGCTAATGCGGAAGGTGGAGTTGCCGTCGGCGAAAGAGAGGGATGCGTCAGAATCGGAGAGCTTGCGGCCgcggaggaggaggtggtggaggaggaggaggcgATCGCGGTCGGCGAGGTCGGAGTAGTACTCGACGGTGCCCTTTTCCGGGGCCGGAGAGAGCATTCCGGTGGAGTTGGACCATTTCTTGACGGGTTCGGAGAAGCGGTGGTGCATCTTGAAGGTGAAGATGCTGCGCGCATTGCAGCAGGTGTGCAGCGAGAGGAagatgagaaagaagaagaagaagaagaagaagaagaagagtttagAGGAATGGAAAGAAGGcatgtttcttcttcttcttcttcttcttcttctatcaaAAGCaattgggtttttgggtttggtgatttctgagagagagagagacagagagttgTTATGTGATGTGAGGATCTTGAACTGTTTGTGTCTGTGAGTGGAAAGTATTAAATTTTAGGCATGTGTTGTGGATCCCacctttttgctttttgttttgaCAGTTGAGGAGGTTGTTAGGAGAGTGTGCATTGacgattttgttttttttgactATAGAGAGCGGGAAATTGAAGtcattgtttcttttctttccttcttgaTTTCTTTCGATTGTAACAACACTTCAATATccctctttatttcttttttcaaaatggtTGGTTTTTGATTTGACAAAAGGCAAGATGGTCATAGTCTCATTCTATTTGTTATAAACCATTCATTGGAGAAGGATATcctaaaagaaagaataattgTACCACAACCAATACTctctaaaaaattaagaattgcGAAGGAAGGACATGAGTCTCTCATTGCAAGTGGGAGGTCACGAGAGGAGGATGAAGAGCTGCAATGTAGCACTAAGAAAGTCAAGGAGTATCATCGAGCCACTAGTGTTTCTGCTAGTAGCTTTCAGAGTTCAGAGGGAAGAAGGAGCTCTTATAAGGAGAGACTCACTGGGGAGATCCTTGGTGCctattttagttttgaaaataatatgGAAACTGAGGTTGAATCAGACGATGAGTGCTCAGAGCTAGCTGCAAGGATAGTAGCAGTAAATCTATCCGGATCAAGGAAGGCTAATATGAGAGCACAATGGGCCAACGCTCTTATCATCAAGGTTGTAGGCAAGACAGTCGGCTATCACTTCCTTTCATCGTGAGTCATGAGTCTCTGGAAACCTAGTGGTAGGATGGATTGCGTCAACCTGGAGAAGGGCTTCTTCCTTATACGTTTTTCGCTGAAAGAGGAATATGAAAGGGTGCTAAAGGATGGTCCTTGGTTTGTTGGTGGACATGACCTATCCATTAGAAACTGGGAGCCTAACTTTAAGCCATCTACGACTAGCGTCACATCTGTCGTTGTGTGGATACGTCTGCCAGAGTTACCTATTAAGTACTACAAACCCTCGGTACTGCGAGAACTCAGCCAGGCCATTGGTCTAGTTCTAAGAGTTGATACGTATACAGCAACTGAGTCCAGGGGTCGGTTTGTTAGAATCTGCGTTCAAATAAATTTCAAGAAGCCCCTCATCAAGCTAATTCGAACTGGAGGTGTTGAGCAACCTGTGTTATACAAGGTAATCAATTCTCTTCGTTTTTCCTATGGCCGTATTGGGCACAAGGTGGAGTGCTGTCCATACATGACCAAGACACCAGTGAACAAGGATGATAGGAAGGAAGAAGACAAAGTTGATGGGCACGTTATAGTAGCTTTAGAATGCAATGAACCCAGCGGAGATGCATATGGGCCATGGGTCCTTGTTTCACGAAAAAAGAAGGTcttcaaaaaagagaaaaaagacacAGCCTAACAACCCCTTATAGTATGGCTCCCCTTTTGAAAACCCGAAAGTCCAACCTTTTCTAGGCCTAACCCATCAGTCTCTAAGGAAAGAGACAACCCAAAAAACTCCAAGCTTTCGTTAGAGGTTAGTGCGCCTGCAACAAATCGCACTAGCCAAGCTAAAGGCAAAGATAAGCCTAGGACCACACTACCTCAGCCAACCCCTAAATCTCTATCTCGAAATATAAGGTCCAACTAGAGAGGGCATGGTGCATTGGGGGTGAAGGAATATCGGCAGAAGAAAATCGTAGAGAGAAACACCTTTTTGCTTGGTAGTGATTCTAATCACCAATTGACTAAACTGATTGTATTCTTAGCAGGTAGCTCTATGATATCCGGGTTTGAACCTCTGCCTGATATGGGTACTTCTACACTTGGAGTTGTGGGTCAGGGGGAGACCATAGCTGGTGTTGGTAGTGAAGAGATAAATGTGTATTCGGCGAAAACAACTCTGAGGGACATCTCAAATCAAAAGCCTCCTCCTAATAGGGATATGTTGGAGCTTGTTGCAATGGTTGCCCTCAACGTCTCGACGGCGGAGTTGAAGCATATTGACCCCAAGCTTAGACCTCCCAAAAAGGGAAGTGAGGTCATATCAAGCCCATGCTCAGTCCAAGAGGAGGATAATATGGTCCAAGATGAAATTCACAAAGATCCTGCTCAAGGAAATCATAAAGTGGACTTGGATGGAATGCAAATTGAAGGTGGAGGTGAGCCCTCTGCTTTTGGCTGATCTattctattatttattcttGTATATAATGAATATATTAGTGTGGAATTGTCGGGGTGATCTTAACCCCTCATTTCAATCTTTTGTGCATAATATGACTCAAACTCACTGCCTTGCTATTATGATTATTACTGAGACTAAAGTGATTGACTCCAAAGCTAAATAAATTACAGATAGGCTTCTTTTTTATGGGGCATTCCATGCCAACAATATATGCTATTCAGGTGGGATTTGGCTTCTTTGGGATTCAACCCAAGTGGAAATTTTTAAACTTTCATCCATGGAGCAAAAGATTCATGCATTAGTGAAAGACCTATCCTCAAATGCTTCCTGGTTGCTGTCTGCTATTTATGCCAGCCCTAGATATGCAGAAAGACGTCTTTTGTGGGATAATCTCTCTAAGGTAGCAGAGTTGCATGCGTTGCCCTGGATTACTGCGGGTGACTTTAATAAAGTTCTGCTTGGCGAAGCCAAGTTTGGGGGCAGACCTGTTTGCATTTCTAGAGCGCTTAAATTCCAAGATTGTTTAAATAATTGTGGTAtgattgatttgggttttttttggtcTCTGATTCACTTGGACCAATCGGCAACCACTTCCTCATCTTGTGTAAGAAAGAATTGACAGTCTTTGTCAATGctgattgaatttttatttatttattaggaaGCTTGTGTCAAGCATTGGAAAGATCTTATTCGGACCATAGCTTTGTTCTACTCTCTTTAAGGCATGATCATGGGACTCACCATTCTTGTCCTTTTCGATTTCAACTGTTGTGGCTCACCCATCCTTCATTTGCTGGTCTGGTTAGTGATGCTTGGTCAGGCCCTTCTAGCATTTCTAATGCTATTACTACATTCACAAAAAAAGCTAGAACATGGAATAGAGATCACTTTGGAAATATCTTCCATAGAAAGAGATGTATCTGTGCCAGGCTTAAGGTAATCCAAATTGCCTTGGGCAGTAATCCAAACAACTTCCTGATTGAACTTGAAAAATCACTCCTTAGTGAATTATCAATAATTGACACCTTGGAAGTTGAATTTTGGAGTATGAAGTCCAGAATCTCTTGGGTGGTGGAAGGAGATAGAAATACTGTATTCTTTCATAATTCCACTTTGATTCAGCGGAGAAGGAACCGCATCACAAGTTTGAAGGACCAGATGGTTAAATGGGGAGAATGAAATTGCTAACTTCATTAGGCAAGGCTTCTTGGACCTCTTCACTACCTCACATTGCAATTCCTCTTTGAAGGAATGGCAGCCCCCCTTTTGGAAGATCAGTCTGAATGATGAAGATATTAGCAAACTTGAGCTCCCAAACACTGATGAAGAAATCTTTGTTGCCTTAAGGTCTTTTAAACCGTATAAAGCATTGGGGCTAGACGGACTTCATGTCGGATTCTTCTAACGGTTCTGGCTTGTCGTGGGTCCCTTGGTTAAAATTGAGGTTAATCAGATTTT
It encodes:
- the LOC142625600 gene encoding aspartyl protease family protein 1-like; its protein translation is MPSFHSSKLFFFFFFFFFFLIFLSLHTCCNARSIFTFKMHHRFSEPVKKWSNSTGMLSPAPEKGTVEYYSDLADRDRLLLLHHLLLRGRKLSDSDASLSFADGNSTFRISSLGFLHYTTVQLGTPGVKFMVALDTGSDLFWVPCDCSKCASTEGTVYTSDFELNIYNPKGSSTSKKVTCNSSLCAHRNQCFGEFSDCPYMVSYVSAETSTSGILVEDVLHLTTEDSHQESVEAYITFGCGQVQSGSFLDVAAPNGLLGLGMEKLSVPSILSSKGFTADSFSMCFGRDGIGRISFGDKGSSDQEETPFNLNPSHPTYNITVTQIQVGTTLIDVDFNALFDSGTSFTYLVEPTYTRLVESFHEQTQDRRRQSDPKIPFEYCYNMSPNANASLIPSMSLTMKGESQYTVYDPIIVISTLSELVYCLAIVKGTELNIIGQNFMTGYRVVFDREKLVLGWKKFDCYDIEDQNTFSIKPHATTVPPAVAVGIGNYSTPKSTKETGNSSQSSVAWPSFYNHPFPLACFRFLIILFLLL
- the LOC142625512 gene encoding uncharacterized protein LOC142625512; the encoded protein is MSLWKPSGRMDCVNLEKGFFLIRFSLKEEYERVLKDGPWFVGGHDLSIRNWEPNFKPSTTSVTSVVVWIRLPELPIKYYKPSVLRELSQAIGLVLRVDTYTATESRGRFVRICVQINFKKPLIKLIRTGGVEQPVLYKVINSLRFSYGRIGHKVECCPYMTKTPVNKDDRKEEDKVDGHVIVALECNEPSGDAYGPWVLVSRKKKRGHGALGVKEYRQKKIVERNTFLLGSDSNHQLTKLIVFLAGSSMISGFEPLPDMGTSTLGVVGQGETIAGVGSEEINVYSAKTTLRDISNQKPPPNRDMLELVAMVALNVSTAELKHIDPKLRPPKKGSEVISSPCSVQEEDNMVQDEIHKDPAQGNHKVDLDGMQIEGGGGIWLLWDSTQVEIFKLSSMEQKIHALVKDLSSNASWLLSAIYASPRYAERRLLWDNLSKVAELHALPWITAGDFNKVLLGEAKFGGRPVCISRALKFQDCLNNCGMIDLGFFWSLIHLDQSATTSSSCVRKN